The sequence TGGCCTTCACCCTCGCGAACCTTGCCCGGCAGCTTCTCGCCGAGGGGGCCCTTTCCGCATCCTTCGTTCCCGTCTTTTCCAGGGTCCTGGCCGACAGGGGACAGAAAGCGGCGGAGGAGCTTGCCCGCCAGGCCTTTACCGTCCTACTGGCGGCCACGGGTCTGGCCGTTCTCTCAGGTATCGTTCTGTCGCCTCTCCTGGTAGGCATTATGGCCCCGGGATTCGATCCTGTCAAAACCTCCCTGGCGGTGTCCCTCACCCGGTGGATGTTCCCCTTCCTCATGTTCGTCTCCCTGGCGGCCCTCGCCATGGGCGTGCTGAACAGCATGGGGTCATTCCTCGTGCCGGCCCTGGCGCCGGCCTTGAGCAACCTTGTCTACATCGTCCTGGTGCTTCTGGTCGCTTCCTCATGGGGAGTGCGGGGCCTCGCGGCTGCCGTCCTCGCCGGGGGAGCGTGCCAGTTCGCCCTGCAGTGGGGGTGGACGGGAAAAATGGGGGTCTCTCTCCTTCCCGCAAAACCCGACCTCCGGGACCCGGACCTGCGGAGGATGCTCTCCCTGTTCCTTCCCTACGCCGCCGGACTCTCCCTCAACCAGGTCAACCCTGTGCTCAGCAGGATGCTTGCCTCTTTTCTCCAGGAGGGGGCCATCTCGGTGCTGAACTATGCCAACCGGGTCATTCAGCTTCCCTTGGGTTTGTTCGTCATCGCGGTCTCCCAGGCAGTGCTTCCCCAGCTTTCCCGGTGTTCCGCCGACAGCGTGGACGAATTCCGTGAGATCATAAGGGATTCCCTGCGGTTTGCCCTGTTCGTGATCCTCCCGGTCACCCTCGGGATGATCCTGGTTTCCAGGGAAATCGTCCACCTTCTTTTCTTCAGGGGAGCCTTCGGGACGTGGGCATGGGAGGGGACGGCCCATTCCCTGGCCATGTATTCCGTCGGCCTGCCGGGCATGGCATGTTCCACTGTGGTCATGAGGGGACTCTATGCCCGCAGCCTTCCCAGGCAGGCCCTGTGGGTCACCCTGACGAGCGTGGCCGCCACGGCCCTGTTCTCCCTGATCCTCATGAAGCCCATGTCCTTCGGGGGGCTCGCCCTGGCCACCTCCCTCTCCTTCAGCCTTTCGGGGTGGGTTGGGGTGAGGCTGCTCTCCAAAAACCTCGGGACCGGCCTCGGAATCTTTTCCCTTTCATGGGCCGGAAAGATGGCCGTCTCCCTTGCGGTGACCGCAGGGGTAGTCTTCGTGTATACTATTGGAATGCCCTATCCGGCGGAGGGAAGCCTTTCCCTTCGGGGAGCGTGGCTCGGAGGCATCTTTCTGGTCTCCTGCGCCGCCTACGGGGTGAGTACCGGACTGTTGCGCTTCCAGGAATGGGGCTGGCTTCGGGGTGCCCTGGCCCGGAAAAAGGGCGGCAGAGAACCGAAACGATCCGACAGGGAGGAATGAACCATGATGTTGAAAAAAATCGCTGCGCTCCTGCTTGTGCTAGTTTTCTTCGCCGCCGCCGGCACCGCCGGTGCGCAGGAATTGGAGCGGCTTCTGGAACAGCGGACGGCAAACCTCTGGTTTGAAGGGGAGCCCCTTGGAGACCTCATCATCGGGGCCAGGGCCCATTTTGCCTTCATTTACGTGGACGGAAAGCTCGTCGAGGCGGCCTGGTCCGACCCCATGGCCCCCGACTGGTTGAAGAACAATGTGAGCTTCTACGGAGGCAAGGAAACAAGAAAGAAGACCATGTTCATCATTCGGGTCAGAACGGTGAAAAACCTCACGCTGGAACATTCCATGATTTCCATAGGCTCCCACGTGCTCACCCCGGAGGACGTACTGACAAACCGGCATTTCGTCCCCGTGGGGGAGCTGCCCCCCGACCTGACGGCCGAGTTTGCCGTGGTCGTTCCCGCAGCGGCGGTGAAGGGAAAGACGGTGCGCTTCGCCGTCGGGGACTATGCGACTGAACTGGAACTGCCGAAGAGATGATCTCACCGCAGCGGGGATTCCTTACCCTCGGCATCGAAAGCAGCTGCGACGACTCCGCCGTGGCCGTTCTGCGGGGCCAAAGGGACGTGGTCGCCGAGCTTCTTTCGAGCCAGGTGGGAGCCCACGCCCCTTACGGAGGGGTCATTCCGGAATTTGCCGCACGGATGCACCTCGAGGCGTTTCTTCCCCTCACAGAGGAAGCGTTCCGGAGGGCCGCCGTGAGGGAGCCGGCGAAGGAGATCGGTCTCATCGCCGTGACAGCAGGTCCTGGGCTCATGGGATCCCTCCTCGTGGGGGTCATGGCGGCCAAAGCCCTCTCCCTTGCGTGGAATGTGCCTCTCATCGCCGTGAACCACCTCGAAGGGCATATGTTCGCCAACGTGGTTTCCTTTCCGGAACTTGCTCCCCCTTTTCTCTGCATGATCGTGTCCGGAGGGCACACGGAGATCGTCCTTGCGGAGGATTTCGGCAAGTATGTCTTTCTCGGCGGAACCAGAGACGACGCAGCAGGAGAAGCCTACGACAAGGTCGCCAAGGTTCTCGGCCTGCCCTATCCCGGCGGGCCCGTCATGGATCGTCTCGCGGCTTCCGGCAATCCGGGGGCTTTTGACTTTCCCGTTCCCATGAGGGGAAGTTCGGCGGGGATCGTATTCAGCTTCAGCGGTCTGAAGACCGCGGCGGCGACGGAAATCGGCCGCCTGCGGGCCGAAGGGAAGCCGATCCCGGTGGAGGACATCTGTGCGTCCTTCCAGAGGGCCGTGGTGGAATCTCTGGTGGGGAAGCTCGCCCTGGCGGTGAAGCAGACCGGGATAAACACCGTGACCCTGTCGGGAGGTGTCGCCGCCAACAGCGCCCTGAGGGCGGCGATGAAGGCGCAAAGAGGGTGGAACGTCTTTCTGCCCCCGGTAAACCGCTGCACCGACAATGCCGTGATGATAGCCGCCGCAGGCTACAGCGCCTACCTGCGAGGCGCCCGGACGCCCCTGGATTTTTCTCCCGACCCTTCGTGGAGTCTTTGGTGAAGCACATTTCAGGTGAAAAACTCGATAAATCAAAGAAAAAGGGAAGAATAACGAGATAACCATCCATAATTCTTCATATTTCCCCTCTCCCGGTGTTGAGATTCCGCCCCTCCACCCGTAATATCTATTTCGGTCATTTAGCACTCGCTTCGAATGAGTGCTAGCATCCGGTAAAATATTCTTAGGAGGGATTTGTACCATGAATCTGAAACCGCTTGGAGACAGGATCGTAGTCAAGGTCGTCAACCATGAGGAAAAGACCAAGGGCGGCATCGTTCTTCCCGACACCGCCAAGGAAAAGCCCACCGAGGGCGAAGTTATCGCCGTCGGCAGCGGCAAGGTTCTCGAGAACGGCCAGAAGCTTCCCCTTGAGGTGAAGGTCGGCGACAGGATCATCTTCAGCAAGTATGCCGGCACCGAAGTGAAGCTTGACGGAGATGAGTACGTCATTTTCAGCGAGCGGGACGTGCTCGCCATCATCGAGAAGTAGTTCCATCTTCCAGAGGAGGTAGAAAATTATGGCCAAGATTCTTATTTTCGGAGAAGAAGCCCGCCGCGCGATGCTCCGCGGTATCGATAAAGTTGCCGACACCGTAGGTGTCACCCTCGGCCCCAAGGGCCGCAACGTGGTTCTCGAGAAGAAGTTCGGTTCTCCCACTATCACCAATGACGGCGTGACCATCGCCAAGGAAATCGAGCTCGAGGACGTGTACGAGAACACCGGCGCCCAGCTGGTGAAGGAAGTTGCCTCCAAGACCAACGATATCGCCGGAGACGGCACCACCACAGCCACCGTTTTCGCCCGGGCCATCATTGCCGAGGGAATGAAGAACGTGGCTGCGGGAGCCAACGGTATGCTTATGCGCGCCGGCATCGAGCGGGCCATCGACTTTGTGGTCGACGAGCTCAAGAAAAAGGCCATTTCCGTGAAGAACCGGGACAAGATCGCCCAGGTCGCTTCCATCTCCGCCAATGACAAGGCCGTCGGCCAGCTCATCGCCGAGGCAATGGATAAGGTCGGCGAGGACGGCGTCATCACCGTCGAGGACAGCCAGACCGTGGGAACCACCCTTGAAATGGTGGAAGGCCTCCAGTTCGACAAGGGCTACATAAGCCCCTACATGGTCACCGATCCCGAGAGGATGGAAGTCTCCCTTG is a genomic window of Aminivibrio sp. containing:
- the murJ gene encoding murein biosynthesis integral membrane protein MurJ; this translates as MARSTSTMVRHALFMMAGTLASRVLGLVREIVTAAWFGASGILDAFNVAFTLANLARQLLAEGALSASFVPVFSRVLADRGQKAAEELARQAFTVLLAATGLAVLSGIVLSPLLVGIMAPGFDPVKTSLAVSLTRWMFPFLMFVSLAALAMGVLNSMGSFLVPALAPALSNLVYIVLVLLVASSWGVRGLAAAVLAGGACQFALQWGWTGKMGVSLLPAKPDLRDPDLRRMLSLFLPYAAGLSLNQVNPVLSRMLASFLQEGAISVLNYANRVIQLPLGLFVIAVSQAVLPQLSRCSADSVDEFREIIRDSLRFALFVILPVTLGMILVSREIVHLLFFRGAFGTWAWEGTAHSLAMYSVGLPGMACSTVVMRGLYARSLPRQALWVTLTSVAATALFSLILMKPMSFGGLALATSLSFSLSGWVGVRLLSKNLGTGLGIFSLSWAGKMAVSLAVTAGVVFVYTIGMPYPAEGSLSLRGAWLGGIFLVSCAAYGVSTGLLRFQEWGWLRGALARKKGGREPKRSDREE
- the groES gene encoding co-chaperone GroES, whose product is MNLKPLGDRIVVKVVNHEEKTKGGIVLPDTAKEKPTEGEVIAVGSGKVLENGQKLPLEVKVGDRIIFSKYAGTEVKLDGDEYVIFSERDVLAIIEK
- the tsaD gene encoding tRNA (adenosine(37)-N6)-threonylcarbamoyltransferase complex transferase subunit TsaD is translated as MISPQRGFLTLGIESSCDDSAVAVLRGQRDVVAELLSSQVGAHAPYGGVIPEFAARMHLEAFLPLTEEAFRRAAVREPAKEIGLIAVTAGPGLMGSLLVGVMAAKALSLAWNVPLIAVNHLEGHMFANVVSFPELAPPFLCMIVSGGHTEIVLAEDFGKYVFLGGTRDDAAGEAYDKVAKVLGLPYPGGPVMDRLAASGNPGAFDFPVPMRGSSAGIVFSFSGLKTAAATEIGRLRAEGKPIPVEDICASFQRAVVESLVGKLALAVKQTGINTVTLSGGVAANSALRAAMKAQRGWNVFLPPVNRCTDNAVMIAAAGYSAYLRGARTPLDFSPDPSWSLW